CCTAAGATTTCAACAAATTCTGGTAGTATGTCCTTGATGCCGTTGATGATGAATTGAATTGAAATCGCCATGACGATCAACCCGAGGATTCTTGTGACGACTTTCCTGCCTCCCTCTTTCAAGATCTTGTTGATGATATCAGACCTCACCATCATTGCGTAGGAAACAACGATGTTGATGATGATGCCCGCAAAAACGCCGAACACTGCAAGGGCACCAACACCGATGCCATGATCTTGAAAATAGCGTTGGGCGTCTGCCATGAGGAGTACTGTGGTGACGATCGTGCCGGGACCGGAGATGAAGGGGACGGCCAAGGGAATCAGGGCGATGTCGGCTGCCTTCTCCTCCGCCACCTCATATCTCGGTGCAGGTTTGAGCATGCCTGCTGCAATTGTGAAAAGCATGATCCCTCCAGCGATCCTGAAGGCCCCGATGCTTATGCCGAAGATCTCGAAGATGAGGAAGCCCGTGATCGCGAAGAATATGAGAATGCCGAGGGCGTACTCGATCGCCTTCCTCGCTACCCTCACCTTCTGCCTTTGATCAAAGTCCTGGGTGAGTACGAAGTAAACGATCGAAGTTGATAGGGGATTGGAAATGACAATAAT
This DNA window, taken from Methanomassiliicoccales archaeon, encodes the following:
- a CDS encoding MarC family protein, translated to MSELSVVFGFIGAAIISIIVISNPLSTSIVYFVLTQDFDQRQKVRVARKAIEYALGILIFFAITGFLIFEIFGISIGAFRIAGGIMLFTIAAGMLKPAPRYEVAEEKAADIALIPLAVPFISGPGTIVTTVLLMADAQRYFQDHGIGVGALAVFGVFAGIIINIVVSYAMMVRSDIINKILKEGGRKVVTRILGLIVMAISIQFIINGIKDILPEFVEILGAITFPL